One part of the Mariniflexile litorale genome encodes these proteins:
- a CDS encoding potassium channel protein: protein MNPLINFFKTKIYTAVFLLVVILFIGIIGYRFISEYSWIDSVYMTVITLTTVGFGEVVPLDYNSKVFTIFLILASVIIMGYALSIITEYILSKNNLEELKYKKMQKEINSFKNHVVICGYGRNGKQAAIKLLAYEKSFVVIEKNKDMEERLKLDGVPYVIGNANEDEVLMEAGVDRASSFISALPNDADNLFVVLSTRQINKNINIISRASNESSYNKLKFAGANNVILPDKIGGDHMASLVVVPGLMEFLDNLSIVGKSNINIEEVAVEKLFSKQTITTIKDLDLRKKTGCTIIGYKDENGEYIVNPEAELDLAPNSKIIVLGRPEQIEVLNSIYNIQ, encoded by the coding sequence ATGAACCCCCTTATTAATTTTTTTAAAACCAAAATTTATACAGCAGTTTTTTTACTAGTTGTTATATTGTTTATTGGTATTATAGGGTATAGGTTTATTTCAGAGTATTCTTGGATTGACTCTGTTTACATGACGGTAATTACATTAACTACCGTGGGTTTTGGTGAAGTGGTACCGTTAGATTACAATTCTAAAGTGTTTACTATTTTTTTAATATTAGCCAGTGTTATAATAATGGGTTATGCACTTTCTATAATTACAGAATATATTTTAAGCAAAAATAATCTTGAAGAATTAAAATATAAAAAGATGCAAAAGGAGATTAATAGTTTTAAAAACCATGTGGTTATTTGTGGTTATGGTAGAAATGGTAAGCAAGCAGCAATAAAGTTATTAGCTTATGAAAAATCGTTTGTTGTTATCGAAAAAAATAAAGACATGGAGGAACGTTTGAAATTAGATGGTGTTCCATATGTTATAGGAAATGCAAATGAAGATGAAGTATTAATGGAAGCAGGTGTTGATCGTGCCTCTAGTTTTATTTCGGCACTACCTAACGATGCCGATAACCTATTTGTAGTGCTGTCAACCAGACAAATCAATAAAAATATAAATATCATCAGTCGAGCGTCTAATGAATCATCATATAATAAATTAAAATTCGCTGGAGCTAATAATGTTATTTTACCAGATAAAATTGGTGGCGATCATATGGCATCTTTAGTCGTCGTACCTGGCTTAATGGAATTTTTAGATAATCTTTCAATTGTAGGTAAATCAAATATTAACATTGAAGAAGTAGCGGTTGAAAAGCTATTTAGTAAACAAACAATAACAACTATTAAAGATTTAGACCTTCGTAAAAAAACAGGTTGTACCATAATAGGTTATAAAGATGAAAACGGCGAATATATAGTAAATCCGGAAGCAGAGTTGGATTTGGCTCCAAATTCTAAAATTATTGTTTTAGGCAGACCCGAACAAATTGAAGTATTAAATTCAATATATAATATTCAATAG
- a CDS encoding alanine/glycine:cation symporter family protein, producing MKKYLLSILTFILPLLIFAQEKSLSESINDAFARYTKPIVDLIFYPIEVAGKSLPIVLVLLLVGAFFFTVYFKGINFRYIKISLLTAFGKYDHLDHHVPADEDIEVENGKIIGAIKIEGEAPGELTHFQALTASLSATVGLGNIAGVAVAIAIGGPGATIWMILAGVLGMATKFVECTLGVKYREVDEEGKTYGGPMYYLTTGLGELGMKGFGKVLAVFFAVMCIGGSFGGGNMFQSNQAASQLIDLAGFTNPNAGLYIGIVLAIVVGLVIIGGIKRIGKVTEKVVPFMAIVYVGAGLIIIGINYDMIPYAINEIWEGAIKPNAAFGGIVGVLIVGFQRAAFSNEAGVGSAAIAHSAVKTRYPASEGLTALLGPFVDTVIICSMTAIVIIITNAKHKLFSYGNLDASSNVILTGSNEPIGGVGLTSLAFDSAIPHFSIVLSIAIVLFAVSTMISWSYYGLQAWKYLFGKGKVSDTVYKLLFLVFLVVGASSGLEAVIGFSDAMIFAMVFPNIIGLVLLSPKVNQELKKYLSAIKMDKMDATISKRDTTVKEVK from the coding sequence ATGAAGAAGTATCTTCTTTCTATTTTAACTTTCATTTTACCATTATTAATATTTGCTCAAGAAAAAAGTTTGAGTGAATCTATAAATGATGCTTTTGCTAGATATACCAAACCTATTGTAGATTTAATCTTTTATCCCATTGAAGTGGCTGGTAAAAGTTTACCAATTGTACTTGTGCTTCTCTTGGTCGGTGCCTTTTTCTTTACGGTGTATTTCAAAGGTATTAACTTTAGATACATAAAAATAAGTCTTCTAACAGCATTCGGTAAATATGATCATTTAGATCACCATGTGCCCGCAGATGAAGATATAGAAGTTGAGAATGGAAAAATAATAGGTGCGATAAAAATTGAAGGAGAAGCTCCTGGTGAGCTTACCCATTTTCAGGCTTTAACCGCTTCATTGTCTGCAACCGTAGGCCTTGGTAACATTGCTGGAGTTGCAGTAGCTATTGCTATTGGAGGGCCGGGAGCCACCATTTGGATGATTTTAGCAGGAGTTTTAGGAATGGCGACAAAATTTGTTGAATGTACCTTAGGGGTAAAATATAGAGAAGTTGATGAAGAAGGCAAAACCTATGGAGGCCCCATGTATTACTTAACAACTGGGTTGGGTGAACTGGGTATGAAAGGATTTGGTAAAGTTTTGGCTGTTTTTTTTGCAGTTATGTGTATAGGAGGATCGTTTGGGGGTGGAAATATGTTTCAATCCAATCAGGCAGCCTCACAATTAATTGACTTGGCAGGTTTTACAAATCCTAATGCAGGGTTGTACATAGGTATAGTTTTGGCTATTGTTGTTGGTCTTGTGATTATAGGGGGTATTAAAAGGATTGGTAAAGTTACTGAAAAGGTCGTTCCTTTTATGGCCATTGTTTATGTGGGTGCAGGACTTATTATTATAGGGATTAATTATGATATGATTCCTTATGCGATAAATGAAATATGGGAAGGAGCTATTAAACCTAATGCCGCTTTTGGTGGTATTGTTGGGGTGTTGATTGTTGGTTTTCAAAGAGCTGCGTTTTCAAATGAAGCTGGTGTTGGATCGGCTGCTATTGCACATTCCGCAGTAAAAACAAGATATCCAGCTAGTGAAGGTCTAACAGCATTGCTAGGGCCGTTTGTAGATACGGTGATTATTTGTTCTATGACCGCTATTGTAATTATTATTACCAATGCTAAACACAAATTGTTTTCTTACGGAAATTTAGATGCATCAAGTAATGTTATCTTAACAGGATCTAATGAGCCAATTGGAGGCGTTGGTTTAACATCACTTGCTTTTGATTCTGCTATTCCTCATTTCTCAATAGTACTTTCTATTGCTATAGTTTTATTTGCTGTGTCTACCATGATTTCCTGGTCATACTATGGTTTACAGGCTTGGAAATATTTATTTGGAAAAGGCAAAGTTTCAGATACAGTTTACAAACTATTGTTTTTGGTCTTTCTTGTCGTTGGAGCTTCTTCAGGTTTAGAGGCCGTAATAGGCTTTTCTGACGCCATGATTTTCGCAATGGTATTTCCAAATATTATAGGATTGGTTCTTTTGTCTCCAAAAGTTAACCAAGAACTTAAAAAATACCTCAGTGCTATAAAAATGGATAAGATGGATGCCACGATTTCAAAACGGGATACAACCGTGAAAGAGGTGAAATAA
- a CDS encoding sodium-dependent transporter: protein MSKSNEAWGSRIGLILAMAGNAVGLGNFLRFPVQAVQNGGGAFIIPYLVCFLLMGIPLLFIEWSSGRFGGKFGNHSTPYILDSMVKGRVLKYIGVFGIFTNIAVVSYYTYIESWTMSYVYHSLKGTFNGMSQGDVAGFFNSYTDIAHSTTGIPYEAVWFYILCLIINVYILSKGLKGIEKVAKIGMPLLILFGVILAVRGYTLGTSGASSMFPNANAWDGLNFLWTPQYSSLLDLKVWMAAAGQIFFTLSVGMGTIHCYAAYLKTKDDIALNALSAGFMNEFVEVVLGSAIVIPIAAGYLGLDWVLNNASFGMAFQTMPYLFEQWGPFLATMGGFMWFGLLFFAGITSSLAMGTPWMGFMRDEFGWNSNKGAWTFGALALIMGLPTVFFYQQGVFDEYDYWAGTVSLVVFAMLETILFSWIFGMKKGWKEITDGADVKVPTIYKFIIKFITPLMLIVVFLGALFSPLNNDWSGNLKSLFSGNGWNLANSSIIKTITQSGLKEQIATATDSVIIQGLEDKMFYISMARILLISLFIFISLLVYLAYNKRVKEGRETL from the coding sequence ATGTCAAAATCAAATGAAGCTTGGGGATCACGAATAGGTCTCATTTTAGCAATGGCAGGGAATGCTGTTGGTTTGGGTAATTTTCTTAGATTCCCTGTACAGGCGGTCCAAAATGGAGGAGGAGCTTTTATAATTCCTTATTTAGTATGTTTTTTATTAATGGGAATTCCATTATTGTTTATTGAATGGTCATCTGGTAGATTCGGAGGCAAATTCGGAAATCATAGCACACCTTATATCCTTGACTCTATGGTAAAAGGTAGGGTTTTAAAATACATTGGTGTTTTTGGCATTTTTACAAATATAGCCGTAGTTTCATATTATACTTATATAGAATCATGGACTATGTCTTATGTCTACCATTCTTTAAAAGGGACATTTAATGGGATGTCTCAAGGTGATGTGGCAGGCTTTTTTAATTCATATACTGATATAGCCCATAGCACTACGGGGATTCCTTATGAAGCTGTTTGGTTTTATATTTTATGTTTAATAATAAATGTTTATATATTATCAAAAGGATTAAAAGGGATTGAAAAAGTTGCTAAAATAGGAATGCCACTATTAATTTTATTTGGAGTGATTCTAGCAGTACGTGGCTATACTCTTGGAACAAGTGGTGCTTCAAGTATGTTTCCTAATGCCAATGCTTGGGATGGATTAAATTTTTTATGGACACCTCAATATAGTTCATTGCTCGATTTAAAGGTATGGATGGCGGCGGCTGGTCAAATATTTTTTACACTTTCAGTAGGTATGGGAACTATTCATTGTTATGCGGCATATTTAAAAACTAAAGATGATATTGCATTAAATGCCCTTTCCGCTGGATTTATGAATGAATTCGTAGAAGTTGTACTTGGTAGTGCTATTGTAATACCAATTGCAGCAGGGTATTTAGGTTTAGATTGGGTATTAAATAATGCAAGTTTTGGTATGGCTTTTCAAACAATGCCTTATTTGTTTGAACAATGGGGACCATTTTTAGCTACCATGGGTGGTTTTATGTGGTTTGGGTTATTATTCTTTGCAGGTATAACCAGTTCTTTAGCAATGGGTACACCATGGATGGGTTTTATGCGTGATGAATTTGGTTGGAATAGCAATAAGGGGGCGTGGACCTTTGGAGCACTCGCCTTAATAATGGGATTACCAACAGTCTTTTTTTATCAGCAAGGTGTTTTTGATGAATATGACTATTGGGCAGGAACCGTTAGTTTAGTTGTTTTTGCAATGTTGGAGACGATATTATTTTCATGGATATTTGGTATGAAAAAAGGATGGAAAGAAATTACAGATGGAGCTGATGTTAAAGTGCCAACTATTTATAAGTTTATAATAAAATTTATAACACCATTAATGCTGATTGTAGTGTTCTTGGGAGCCTTATTTTCACCACTTAATAATGATTGGTCAGGTAATTTAAAAAGCCTTTTTTCTGGGAACGGGTGGAATTTGGCAAATTCATCTATAATTAAAACAATAACACAATCAGGATTAAAGGAACAAATAGCTACCGCTACAGATTCGGTAATTATCCAAGGCTTAGAGGACAAAATGTTTTATATATCAATGGCTAGAATATTATTAATATCATTATTTATATTTATTTCATTATTAGTATATTTAGCATACAATAAACGAGTTAAAGAAGGGAGAGAAACATTATGA
- a CDS encoding helix-hairpin-helix domain-containing protein produces MLILLIIGIQCFYFYVDFSSEELSVNKTDLAKYEKEIDSLRLVEIEALKPKTHPFNPNYITDYKGASLGMTNEEIDRLLVFRKQNNWINSVKQFQEVTKISDSLLEIISPHFKFPEWMSNPDTKSKLTYKESYSKQLKKNNQKEDLNKASAQELQKINGVGEVLSDRIIKFRNKFPGGFIDIIQLQDVYGLTPEVLERINEGFAVKSPRTITKIILNKATIDELVTIQHIDYNLAFKIIEQRQLREGYKSFDELKKVKDFPVNKIDIIKLYLLLD; encoded by the coding sequence ATGTTGATACTTCTCATTATTGGTATTCAATGTTTTTACTTTTATGTTGATTTTTCATCTGAAGAACTTTCTGTAAATAAAACTGATTTAGCTAAATATGAAAAAGAAATAGATTCCCTTAGATTAGTTGAAATTGAGGCCTTAAAACCAAAAACTCACCCTTTCAATCCTAATTATATTACAGACTATAAAGGAGCTTCATTAGGAATGACCAATGAAGAAATTGATAGATTACTTGTTTTTAGAAAGCAAAACAATTGGATTAATTCTGTAAAGCAGTTTCAAGAAGTTACAAAAATTTCCGATTCTCTTTTAGAAATTATTTCACCTCATTTTAAGTTTCCAGAATGGATGTCAAACCCTGATACTAAATCTAAATTAACCTATAAAGAATCATATAGTAAACAGCTGAAAAAAAATAATCAAAAAGAAGACTTAAATAAAGCTTCAGCACAAGAGTTACAAAAAATAAATGGGGTTGGAGAAGTGCTTTCAGATAGGATTATAAAGTTTAGAAATAAATTTCCAGGAGGCTTTATTGATATCATTCAACTACAAGATGTGTACGGGCTAACACCTGAAGTTTTAGAAAGAATTAATGAGGGATTTGCGGTTAAGTCACCACGAACTATAACGAAAATAATATTGAATAAAGCAACAATTGATGAGTTGGTTACTATTCAACATATCGATTATAATTTAGCTTTTAAAATAATTGAACAACGCCAACTACGAGAAGGTTATAAATCCTTTGATGAATTAAAGAAAGTAAAAGACTTTCCAGTAAATAAAATCGATATAATTAAATTATATTTGTTGCTTGACTGA
- a CDS encoding acyl-CoA dehydrogenase family protein, protein MNSMYFTEEHHLFRKSLQDFLQKEVVPNIETWEQTGVIDKFIWKKFGEMGFFGINYPEAYGGLNLDLFYTVIFLEELQKINSGGFAAAIWAHVYLAMTHLNAEGSEVIKQKYLTPSITGDKTGCLCITEPFGGSDVAGMRSTAVKNDDHYILNGSKTFITNGVYSDYLVVAAKTSPELGNKGISIFVIDRESAGVSATKLNKLGWRASDTGEIAFDNVKVPIANLMGEENKGFSYIMQHFSLERLIMGINAHARAEYALEYALQYMSERMAFGKSIDKFQALRHSIADLYTDMEICKEFNYSVAFRLNKGEYVVKHATMSKLRSTKMADEVIYQCLQFLGGYGYMEDYPMARLLRDSRLGPIGGGTSEILREILAKMIIDKKEYKPAT, encoded by the coding sequence ATGAATAGTATGTACTTCACTGAAGAGCATCATCTTTTTAGAAAAAGCCTTCAAGATTTTTTACAAAAAGAAGTCGTTCCAAATATTGAAACTTGGGAGCAAACTGGGGTTATTGATAAATTTATTTGGAAAAAGTTTGGCGAAATGGGCTTTTTTGGTATCAATTATCCCGAAGCTTACGGTGGTTTAAACTTAGATTTATTTTATACTGTTATCTTTTTAGAAGAATTACAAAAAATAAATTCTGGAGGTTTTGCTGCGGCTATTTGGGCGCATGTTTATTTAGCTATGACGCACCTTAATGCAGAAGGAAGTGAAGTGATTAAACAAAAGTATTTAACGCCAAGTATTACAGGTGATAAAACAGGGTGTTTATGTATTACAGAACCCTTTGGTGGTAGTGATGTTGCAGGTATGAGATCTACGGCGGTTAAAAATGATGATCATTATATTCTTAATGGATCAAAAACATTTATAACCAATGGTGTGTATAGTGATTATTTGGTAGTAGCTGCTAAAACAAGCCCAGAGTTAGGCAATAAAGGCATCAGTATTTTTGTAATAGATAGAGAATCGGCAGGTGTATCGGCAACCAAATTAAACAAATTAGGATGGAGAGCATCCGATACAGGAGAAATAGCTTTCGACAATGTAAAAGTACCTATTGCAAATTTAATGGGAGAAGAGAATAAGGGCTTCTCGTACATCATGCAACACTTTTCTTTAGAACGCTTAATAATGGGAATTAATGCTCATGCTCGTGCAGAATATGCGTTAGAATATGCGTTGCAATACATGTCTGAACGAATGGCATTTGGTAAATCAATCGATAAATTCCAAGCTTTAAGACATTCTATTGCCGATTTATATACCGATATGGAAATTTGCAAAGAATTTAATTACTCGGTAGCTTTTAGGTTAAATAAAGGAGAATATGTTGTAAAACACGCTACCATGTCTAAGCTCAGATCAACAAAAATGGCCGATGAGGTTATTTACCAATGCTTACAGTTTTTAGGTGGTTATGGGTATATGGAAGATTATCCCATGGCAAGACTTTTACGCGACAGTAGGTTAGGGCCTATTGGAGGTGGCACTTCAGAGATTTTAAGGGAGATTTTAGCGAAGATGATTATTGACAAAAAAGAATATAAACCAGCAACATAA
- the rpsU gene encoding 30S ribosomal protein S21 — protein MLIIPIKEGENIDRALKRFKRKFDKTGTKRQLQTRKQFTKPSVERRALVQKAQYIQGLRDAEDI, from the coding sequence ATGTTAATAATACCCATTAAAGAAGGAGAAAATATAGATAGAGCGCTAAAGCGTTTTAAAAGAAAGTTTGACAAAACTGGAACTAAACGTCAGTTACAAACTCGTAAACAATTTACAAAGCCATCTGTAGAACGTAGAGCGCTCGTACAAAAAGCACAATACATTCAAGGATTAAGAGATGCAGAAGATATATAA
- a CDS encoding tyrosine-type recombinase/integrase — MPFKSFTDYLLLEKKYSTLTVKAYQNDLKVFLEFITLEYQIDSIVQVNYAQIRTWIVALVESGLSNRSINRKISALNTYYKFLLKTNSIQVSPLVKHKALKTSKKIQIPFSEIEVSTALDDFNFQNDFEGIRNKLIIELFYSTGIRRIELVELKLISFNLDNKTLKVLGKRNKERIIPLLESVISTLNLYLKERNELNTITDNNYLFLTKNGVKVYETLVYRIINDYFSNASTKVKKSPHILRHSFATHLLNNGADLNAVKELLGHSSLAATQVYTHNSIAELKKVHVNSHPRSKK; from the coding sequence ATGCCTTTCAAATCGTTTACAGATTATCTTTTGTTAGAAAAAAAATATTCAACGCTTACAGTTAAGGCCTATCAAAATGATTTAAAAGTTTTTTTAGAATTTATTACATTAGAATACCAAATCGATTCAATAGTTCAAGTTAACTATGCCCAAATTCGAACATGGATTGTTGCATTAGTCGAAAGTGGTTTGTCTAACCGAAGCATTAACCGTAAAATTTCTGCATTAAACACCTATTACAAATTCCTTTTAAAAACAAATAGCATTCAAGTTAGCCCATTAGTAAAACATAAAGCCTTAAAAACAAGTAAAAAAATCCAAATTCCATTTTCGGAAATTGAAGTATCAACTGCTTTAGACGATTTTAATTTTCAAAATGATTTTGAAGGTATCCGAAATAAATTAATAATTGAATTATTTTATTCTACAGGCATAAGAAGAATAGAATTAGTAGAGCTGAAACTTATAAGTTTTAATTTAGATAATAAAACGTTAAAAGTATTAGGTAAAAGAAATAAGGAACGTATTATTCCGTTATTAGAATCAGTAATAAGTACTTTGAATTTGTATTTGAAAGAACGAAATGAATTAAATACTATTACAGATAATAATTATTTATTTTTAACCAAAAATGGAGTTAAAGTTTATGAAACTCTTGTTTACAGAATAATAAATGATTATTTTAGTAATGCATCTACCAAAGTAAAAAAGAGTCCGCATATTTTAAGACATTCTTTTGCAACTCATTTACTTAATAATGGTGCCGATTTAAATGCTGTTAAAGAGCTTCTTGGTCATTCAAGTTTGGCTGCAACCCAAGTTTATACACATAATAGTATAGCGGAGTTAAAAAAGGTGCATGTAAATTCGCATCCAAGAAGTAAAAAATAG
- the raiA gene encoding ribosome-associated translation inhibitor RaiA: protein MKVITQSVNFNADKKLIDFIQKRMDKLDMFYDKVIQSDVFLKVENTSDKENKIFEAKLSVPGDSFVVKKQCKSFEEGADMAVSSLERQLKKRKEKLRAHL, encoded by the coding sequence ATGAAAGTAATCACACAATCAGTTAATTTTAATGCGGACAAAAAGTTAATAGATTTTATTCAAAAACGAATGGATAAGTTAGATATGTTTTATGATAAAGTCATTCAATCGGATGTTTTTTTGAAAGTAGAAAACACCAGTGATAAAGAAAATAAAATATTTGAAGCAAAGCTAAGTGTACCAGGTGATAGTTTTGTTGTAAAAAAGCAATGCAAAAGTTTTGAAGAGGGTGCAGATATGGCAGTATCTTCACTAGAAAGACAATTAAAAAAGAGAAAAGAAAAATTAAGAGCACATTTATGA